In Tenebrio molitor chromosome 1, icTenMoli1.1, whole genome shotgun sequence, the sequence taagcataacagaccagacattataattttaaataaacaacaaaagcaagcatatcttttagatatagctgttccaaattcacataatataacacagacatataacacaaaaattaataaatatttagagctgtccgttgctatgagaaatctttggtgtttagaaaaaatttctattttaccagcaacgggaatagtaccgcaatctctttttaaaaatttaaaaattctggatttagataacacattggtagttgaaattcaaaaaggtatattattatactcatgtcacatcgtgaggaagttccttaacattgacacagaacataatacacaacaaagtcataatgcggaggcgagacgccggtaattatgttgataagcactgcactattacttgatagtaatatccgtaatagtgtatgtactccggcaaaattgccgtgccgccgggtggaggtgagatagtaaaataagtaaaatatGTGTATTATTTCTTTTACTATGTACAATAGTGAaagaaatcatttattaaaatttaacataaaataacatttttaatttacaatgcgaaaatttccgataataatgcggaatctgtaaaagtgccccgaatgcttgcagcgtttccacgttgaatggtaagggaaatcctctcaaaaaggaatttcttagattttgaatcccctgattccgcgataagtcgggctccgatgacattaatgaaatctattgtttctttgcaccaaggccctaaggtttcaaaggctaaacctttaaatatgtagtttgacgaaataattgaacgatatttgttatgtttgcgtttggaagccatttcagcggcaaaacctgagacttcagatgttctcaatacgtaactgtctgcaagtgtatctacgacagtaacgtcccaaaccaaaggttgacctttattccacggtactaaagtcatcccatcagggcgttttccgtcatcacgagatagtccgtttggttctaaagttgaattaacatgaatagaagtcaaagaccggttgataatagaattaatttcagtgtgtcttgaaaatctaccaataataattattttttctattaactttttgtttttgactaattacgatttttattacactcgaacataaaataatagtcaaatgactgctatcctgcatgactgataatgttattttatagttaaataaaaaaagtttaaaaaagcagatgaaaacttctaagctgacgtttagatgacatttatcgtactttgtattccgattgtttatcacggcactcttaaaaattttataataagctgaaccacaaaaaaaaaattatttttttttcagttagctatgaaccaaatgataactttcaatacatcattagatccagaaaaaaaaaccttaccagaccaagcctaaaaaactacatgtgtccatttaaaaaaaaaaagttgactatcgttagctattgaagataacgcaaaaaaaaccattttaaggttgttttgtagcgcttgaaaaaccatatctttgattttcttgttcattgaaatcgggtaatgaataacaaagttatgggttgaggcgtttttcatcaaacagcctgtatatcgggccttcaaataaatatatatttagagttggcgtaggcgacattctaattctgttaacagtgtaaagtaatttttgtaggtaaccaattattctcctgAGTTATACacgttacatagtaagctttttcccaatttcatattgtcatattccgcaGAGGGgaaatagggagaatgcactacaaaaattaaaaatattttctaacctaattttatttcgttaaaatgtcagacgtttcttgtgtcattttatacgctggaaaaatgttgcaaacaattgaatttccataggttgctctaaatataaatttatttgaaggcccgttattaTGAATTCAGATATCAACAAAGCCTTAAACAACAAAGTGAAAATACTGTAAGTGTGAGTAAAAGGATAAAATGAAACACCAAAGAAATTGCTGGAAATGCCTACCGTCGTTTGCAATGCAAGCTTCTGTACGACGTGTCCAAGAAAGGCGAATTCTGTTCAGAATGTCTCTGTTTTCACAAATTTTCTGAGCGGGGGCCGCGTTTTGAACGTAATGAAGTGGTGCATCATCGtaaaggtgccatatttttcgTCGAATTGCTAGAGGAATTTCCTCTTGTAATTCGGGCACaactttaaaaattgaagataACCGTCTACATTTAAATGGCAAGGTGAAACATAGGGACCTACAAGGTGATTTTCCCAACCCAACCCACACGTTAATGGAAAAATGACTGCGAAGTGACGCTCTTGGATTTCGTAAGGAATAATTCCTTCTGCAACCAAAATGCGATGTCGTTGGCGGCCAAATTCGCGCTTACTCATTTCGAACCTTTCACCGTAGATTAGCTctgagtaaaaaaaatcatttattgttatttattttttttatttatctctgAGTATCCATGAGCTTGGCAATAGATCAAAaaccatatcggttttctccaggttggtgaaagacatttgtgatttaaatggAGGTTAAGATCGAtgttcttgtcaaagtgacttaattttgaattaaatgacaacaaaaaaagtctactatgatttatttttgacctattttttcataaaattcagtgggtccaagcttttttttttaacttttagcccctttttctcgaaaaatatcaacatttgtgtaaggcattattggctcaatcgttaccttATGTGGGGTtctatcacaggttaaaatatctgcacaaccttCAAAGTTActctgtatttattattgtataactattgtttaaaaataacaattaataaattatattaaaaaattagcggCGCCATATTAGAACAAGCTCGGTTGATTTACCGGCAATCGGCAACAGTTTACTTGCGGTCAAAATAGATCTTTTTAGTTCCTTCGATTTAAATTCGCCCATGCGGGAGATTACATTTAGTTGTGTGTTCTATGTTTGTGATCAAATAATTGCTTCCCAAAGGTTGCTAGTGCGCGGCAGGgcttaaacagctgatccgtcatccgtaatccgtagtaATCAAACAACAAATGGCAGTTGATTAACGTCAAACATTACTGCATGCTTCATTTATTCACATTCTTttgaataatatatttattagttatttttatataattgttCTGGGcatctttgaaaatttatattattataataggTATGACTTAGTCTAACCCTTGAATGAGGAGACGCTCAGTAACATTTGGCCAAGATGGAAGATGAAGATTGAAATACTTGTCTACAATCGATTAGTAATTATAACGATTTCCATtagtgatttaatttttttaacgggTCAAACCACAGGCtcgtgaaatttaaattaaaattttgtattaggAAGCGTATATGAATTTGTGtttcttttatatttatttatttttaatgtatgtAATAAAGAAACTTACATGTTTCCGCTAACTgcttttttgaagattttgatTTAGATTTTGTCTCTTTTAAATATCCTTTAGATACACTCAGTCCTGGCTTACAAATGCAGACAACTTTCTTCGTATTATCTGTTTTATTACTGCTACTATTAGTTGTATCCAAAGCGGTTTCATATATGGCATCTCCTATCATTTCCATGTTCTTACAATTTTGAAAGACAGAAgtttcattttcaacattcGATCCATTAGTAGGAGTTTCGGTATTATTAGGCAAATTTGACTTCTCTGTTTCATTTACTTTGATGTCTGTGATTTCACCAGCACTCTTATACAAATTTTCACATATTTTAGGACATGCACATAAAAGTTCTTCTTCAGAAGTGTTGTTTGGTTGTAACTTTGAAACCTCGATTGTTTGTTTTAGACTTTGAACCAGATTTGCTGATGCTGATATAAATACTGTTAAATTTTCCAGTAGTTGTACCCAATTTTCATCATTTTGATCAGGTAAATCACTAACTGGAAcagaaaaattgttatactGTGACATTAGGCactaaaattttgacatttcaccacaaattttaaaatatttttaaggcaCTCTGGATTAGTTATATTCAAGGCAAGCCatattgaatttattattatatcctATGATCAAGATCTTTGTAATCTAGTCAGTCTTGGAGACGAAACCGCACGTCTTCTTGGATTAATAGGTATGTCTAGTAACAACTAAAGTTGGATCATTTATAGACTTTCTAGATATAATTAATTCTAGTTGTCTAAATTTGATATACGCAATGTTTTAAACATACACGTAGAACTGCTGCCTTTACAACAGATTTGGcgttaatataaattttttgttagattcTTGGTCGATATTTTGTTACAATCTGCAAATCCAGCCTCGACTGCGCCCTCTGCAAGGTGTCTTATTCTATTCGATAATAGAGGTCGTTCAAGAGATGAAGAAAGTTAAGACAGTGTGGTCGTACGATGTCTCACTTCTGATTGGCTGGCTGAAAAGTCCGCCATTAGTTTGCTAAACTTTGCAGTGCTAGTACGTGTTGTGCGAGCATAAATCGTTATTTTTTAGTTTACTCTGTTTATGAACTGTGTTATTTATACGAAAAAGGTCAATTTACAGGATTTTTTAGATGTTTTGccaatacaaaaagaaaagaatgtGTCAGAAAATATTCCAGaacctaaaataaatttgaatattgggtcattaaattcattttacaaTGTTTGTGGCTATTTGGTGAATAGAcccaataaaaattaagaacTCGTTCCAAGTGTATTTTGTCTGTGGGGTCAAAAACAGCCAATAACCTACGGTTTTCAAAATCGACACAAATAACTTTGTTTGTTCGACAccgtcagaatttgagaattttctcctgtgtgaacggattttgataaatgtcacaacttgtcaaaacaaaacatcaagctaattttaaaaattctaaccaatttggagcctttaaggggttcgtcgaactcgttcgtgtgtaaattgggactTTACACCTAATTTACAcgcaaactcgttaaataaactacatacCTActgttttgcaattttgaattaaaatagtGTCATTATAGTTGTCATTTTGAATTTCGAAACAGccttcttttttttactccacACAAAAAACAGTACCGAAAAGTCTTTTCGACATCGTATGTCGAAAAGTTGGTTACTAGATACCAAAAAACGTAACAGCatataacaaaatt encodes:
- the LOC138123305 gene encoding uncharacterized protein isoform X1 — protein: MSQYNNFSVPVSDLPDQNDENWVQLLENLTVFISASANLVQSLKQTIEVSKLQPNNTSEEELLCACPKICENLYKSAGEITDIKVNETEKSNLPNNTETPTNGSNVENETSVFQNCKNMEMIGDAIYETALDTTNSSSNKTDNTKKVVCICKPGLSVSKGYLKETKSKSKSSKKQLAETFAKEKAEKLTKLKEDINVTQKNLVDMQEQVRQLERLYQDYDSLNTSEGQVNPAALYREIMKPQSVPYVNFCKPPTQVAQKSCSPATCQSSSFPSAEITFKNQTFGRKPQEKVSILSAVPLDQPYY
- the LOC138123305 gene encoding uncharacterized protein isoform X2, whose amino-acid sequence is MSQYNNFSVPVSDLPDQNDENWVQLLENLTVFISASANLVQSLKQTIEVSKLQPNNTSEEELLCACPKICENLYKSAGEITDIKVNETEKSNLPNNTETPTNGSNVENETSVFQNCKNMEMIGDAIYETALDTTNSSSNKTDNTKKVVCICKPGLSVSKGYLKETKSKSKSSKKQLAETFAKEKAEKLTKLKEDINVTQKNLVDMQEQVRQLERLYQDYDSLNTSEGQVNPAALYREIMKPQSVPYVNFCKPPTQCYFTNGERNGQWFSSLPRVFEQFQQKFPDFQGGTKIL